A single region of the Streptomyces sp. NBC_01262 genome encodes:
- a CDS encoding DUF1905 domain-containing protein: MEFVFAGRVIEWRGPSPYYFVPVPEEECAGIREVAAIATYGWGVIPVEARIGEVAFETSLFPKDGGYLLPVKAAVRKPQGLSVGDDVTVEMTVRL, encoded by the coding sequence ATGGAATTCGTGTTCGCGGGCCGGGTGATCGAGTGGCGTGGGCCGTCGCCGTACTACTTCGTGCCCGTGCCGGAGGAGGAGTGCGCCGGCATCCGGGAGGTGGCCGCGATCGCCACGTACGGCTGGGGCGTGATCCCGGTCGAGGCCCGGATCGGCGAGGTGGCCTTCGAGACCTCGCTCTTCCCGAAGGACGGCGGTTACCTGCTGCCGGTCAAGGCCGCGGTGCGCAAGCCGCAGGGCCTCTCGGTCGGCGATGACGTGACGGTGGAGATGACCGTCCGCCTCTAG
- a CDS encoding PaaI family thioesterase gives MEDLTRQEQASPEVQARIRAGFDRQGLMGHLGARITHIAPGRVHIVLPSRPEVTQQHGYIHAPAVGDHIEAVGTVLKSGRTLTVCRLEVFGVRDGKRSLVATGQQTLIRVNGPES, from the coding sequence GTGGAAGATCTGACGCGACAGGAACAGGCGAGCCCGGAGGTCCAGGCGCGGATCCGGGCCGGTTTCGACCGCCAGGGGCTGATGGGCCACCTCGGCGCCCGCATCACCCACATCGCCCCCGGCCGGGTGCACATCGTGCTCCCGAGCCGTCCCGAAGTCACCCAGCAGCACGGCTACATCCACGCCCCCGCCGTCGGCGACCACATCGAGGCAGTGGGAACGGTCCTGAAGTCCGGGCGGACGCTGACCGTGTGCCGCCTGGAGGTCTTCGGCGTCCGGGACGGCAAGCGGTCGCTCGTCGCGACCGGCCAGCAGACGCTGATCCGCGTGAACGGCCCCGAGAGCTGA
- a CDS encoding FAD-dependent oxidoreductase → MTIHYPLAIIGGGLGGLTLARVLHVNGIEAAVFDLEASPEARTQGGMLDIHDATGQEALRAAGLHTDFRRLIHSGGQALRILDKHGVVHREEVDEDDGDRPEVDRGQLRDLLLTSLPGGTVHWGRKITGARPLAGGRHEVTLSDGTAFTTDLLVGADGAWSQIRPLVSDAAPVYTGVSFVEADLLDAGRRHPGSAAVIGDGFFFALDDGKGYLAHHETDGSLHLYVARKAGQEWITGIDFTDTDAAKAAVLAHFDDWDDSLRALVADADGALVPRHIHTLPTGHRWDRTPGVTLLGDAAHLMSPFAGEGANLAMFDGAELGRALAAHPTDTEAALTAYEQALFPRSESAAAESAASLDLIFGDNALQRLLDQFASHSQAG, encoded by the coding sequence ATGACCATCCACTACCCCCTCGCCATCATCGGCGGCGGCCTCGGCGGCCTGACCCTGGCCCGCGTCCTGCATGTGAACGGCATCGAGGCGGCCGTGTTCGACCTGGAGGCGTCCCCCGAGGCCCGCACCCAGGGCGGCATGCTCGACATCCATGACGCCACCGGGCAGGAGGCGCTGCGCGCCGCCGGCCTCCACACCGACTTCCGCCGGCTCATCCACTCCGGCGGTCAGGCTCTGCGCATCCTCGACAAGCACGGCGTCGTCCACCGGGAGGAAGTGGACGAGGACGACGGCGACCGCCCCGAGGTCGACCGCGGACAGCTCCGGGACCTGCTGCTCACCTCACTGCCCGGGGGCACCGTCCACTGGGGCAGGAAGATCACGGGCGCCCGCCCGCTGGCCGGCGGCCGCCACGAGGTGACCCTCTCCGACGGAACCGCCTTCACCACCGACCTGCTCGTGGGCGCCGACGGCGCCTGGTCGCAGATCCGCCCGCTGGTCTCCGACGCCGCCCCGGTCTACACCGGCGTGTCCTTCGTCGAGGCCGACCTCCTGGACGCCGGCCGGCGCCATCCCGGCAGCGCCGCTGTCATCGGCGACGGCTTCTTCTTCGCGCTCGACGACGGCAAGGGCTATCTCGCCCACCACGAGACCGACGGCAGCCTCCACCTCTACGTCGCCCGAAAGGCCGGCCAGGAGTGGATCACCGGCATCGACTTCACCGACACCGACGCCGCCAAGGCCGCCGTCCTCGCCCACTTCGACGACTGGGACGACAGCCTGCGCGCCCTGGTCGCCGACGCCGACGGCGCCCTCGTGCCGCGGCACATCCACACCCTCCCCACCGGCCACCGCTGGGACCGGACCCCCGGCGTCACCCTCCTCGGCGACGCCGCCCACCTGATGTCCCCCTTCGCCGGCGAGGGCGCCAACCTCGCCATGTTCGACGGCGCCGAACTCGGCCGCGCCCTCGCCGCCCACCCCACCGACACCGAGGCCGCCCTCACCGCCTACGAACAGGCCCTCTTCCCCCGCAGCGAATCCGCCGCCGCCGAGTCCGCCGCCAGCCTCGACCTGATCTTCGGCGACAACGCCCTCCAGCGCCTGCTCGACCAGTTCGCCTCCCACAGCCAGGCAGGCTGA
- a CDS encoding Lrp/AsnC family transcriptional regulator translates to MDALDRKILTELQLDGRLTVTELAARVKLSVSPCHRRLRDLERTGAIRGYRAVVDPAALGLNFEALVFATLAWEDRDTVAAFEEALTAIPQVIQAQRLFGEPDYLLRVATADLTAFQQFYDQRLATLPGVQRLTSTLVMKNVVHDRPLPE, encoded by the coding sequence ATGGATGCCCTGGACCGGAAGATTCTTACCGAGCTGCAGCTGGACGGCCGTCTGACGGTGACCGAGCTCGCCGCCCGCGTGAAGCTGAGCGTCTCGCCCTGCCACCGGCGCCTGCGCGACCTCGAACGTACGGGAGCGATCCGCGGCTACCGCGCCGTCGTGGACCCGGCCGCCCTCGGCCTGAACTTCGAGGCCCTGGTCTTCGCCACCCTCGCCTGGGAGGACCGCGACACCGTCGCCGCCTTCGAGGAGGCCCTGACCGCCATCCCTCAAGTCATCCAGGCCCAGCGCCTCTTCGGCGAACCCGACTACCTGCTACGCGTCGCCACCGCCGACCTCACGGCCTTCCAGCAGTTCTACGACCAGCGCCTGGCCACCCTCCCCGGCGTCCAGCGGCTCACGTCCACCCTCGTCATGAAGAACGTCGTCCACGACCGCCCCCTGCCCGAGTAG
- a CDS encoding YhjD/YihY/BrkB family envelope integrity protein, which produces MQPGKAPGPDRPRRRRGDSVRARLLAAREVRARAETRLPVITRLATHLVSVNPLDSATRLAAQVFLTVVPLLFLVAAIAPQWLRDHFVKSVHDVFGLTGSADAQLKKVYQGDISQLRQTTGIVSVLMVLISATACSRAMQRLCDRAWGLPRVGARVAAWRWLAWLLAWVLMIGLQGVLRGGFGRGLWLGMPLLLTAQVGMWWWTQHLLLTGRVPWLPLLPGALLTGATLSVLTSTAKLYIPRALNRSLDTYGSLGAVFTLLSWLIALCAVVTLCITAGAVIAREPAVARRLGSPEPPPIERPA; this is translated from the coding sequence ATGCAGCCAGGCAAGGCACCCGGTCCGGACCGTCCACGGCGCCGACGGGGCGACTCCGTCCGGGCCCGGCTGCTCGCGGCGCGCGAGGTGCGCGCCCGCGCCGAGACACGGCTGCCGGTGATCACCCGCCTCGCGACGCACCTGGTCTCGGTCAATCCGCTGGACTCCGCGACCCGGCTGGCCGCCCAGGTGTTCCTCACCGTGGTGCCGCTGCTCTTCCTGGTGGCCGCCATCGCCCCGCAGTGGCTGCGCGACCACTTCGTCAAATCCGTGCACGACGTCTTCGGACTCACCGGAAGCGCCGACGCCCAGCTCAAGAAGGTCTACCAGGGGGACATCTCCCAACTGCGCCAGACCACCGGCATCGTCAGCGTACTGATGGTCCTCATCTCGGCCACCGCGTGCAGCCGCGCCATGCAACGCCTCTGCGACCGCGCCTGGGGCCTCCCCCGGGTCGGCGCCAGGGTCGCCGCCTGGCGCTGGCTCGCCTGGCTGCTGGCCTGGGTGCTCATGATCGGCCTCCAGGGCGTCCTGCGCGGCGGCTTCGGCCGCGGCCTCTGGCTCGGCATGCCGCTCCTCCTCACCGCCCAGGTCGGCATGTGGTGGTGGACCCAGCACCTCCTCCTCACCGGCCGCGTCCCCTGGCTCCCCCTGCTCCCCGGCGCCCTCCTCACAGGAGCGACCCTGAGCGTCCTCACCTCGACCGCGAAGCTCTACATCCCCAGGGCCCTCAACCGCAGCCTCGACACCTACGGATCACTCGGCGCCGTCTTCACCCTGCTGTCCTGGCTCATCGCCCTCTGCGCCGTCGTAACCCTCTGCATCACCGCCGGCGCCGTCATCGCCCGCGAACCCGCAGTGGCCCGCCGACTGGGCTCACCCGAACCGCCGCCGATCGAACGGCCGGCCTGA
- a CDS encoding LysE family translocator: protein MNTTTVAAFLAVDLLLVFTPGADWAYAIAAGLRDRSVVPAVAGLIAGYAGYTLLAVAGLVVLVASSASLLTALTVLGAAYLMWLGWGVLARPAGLTASTSAMASSRLRVMLKGAGISGLNPKALLLYFSLFPQFIDPAAGWSVAAQTGLFGTLHMAACAAVYLTVGVLARTVLRTRPSVARAVTRASGAMMIVIGGLLLVERLAAR, encoded by the coding sequence ATGAACACGACGACGGTGGCGGCTTTCCTGGCAGTGGATCTGCTGCTGGTGTTCACTCCGGGCGCGGACTGGGCCTATGCGATCGCGGCCGGGCTGAGGGACCGGTCGGTCGTCCCCGCGGTCGCCGGGCTGATAGCCGGATACGCCGGGTACACGCTGCTCGCCGTCGCCGGCCTGGTGGTGCTCGTCGCAAGCTCGGCGAGCCTGCTCACCGCGCTGACCGTCCTGGGGGCCGCCTACCTGATGTGGCTCGGCTGGGGCGTACTGGCACGGCCGGCCGGACTGACCGCGTCCACGTCGGCCATGGCATCCTCGCGCCTGCGGGTCATGCTGAAAGGCGCCGGGATCAGCGGCCTGAATCCCAAGGCGCTGCTGCTGTACTTCTCGCTGTTCCCGCAGTTCATCGACCCGGCTGCCGGCTGGTCCGTCGCCGCGCAGACCGGGCTGTTCGGCACGCTGCACATGGCCGCCTGCGCCGCCGTCTACCTCACCGTCGGCGTGCTCGCCCGTACTGTGCTGAGGACCCGGCCATCGGTGGCCCGCGCGGTCACCCGTGCCTCCGGTGCCATGATGATCGTCATCGGCGGGCTCCTGCTGGTGGAACGCCTGGCAGCCCGTTGA